A single genomic interval of uncultured Campylobacter sp. harbors:
- a CDS encoding methylated-DNA--[protein]-cysteine S-methyltransferase — protein sequence MKFIAYYDSPLGEITLAGDEAGLCGLWFEGEKYYAHALAANDADGKRNSADLLAKEQHGASETQRDIMAQEKSAKSDFATKATSGTDEKYNTRDFAAEVTSGTDGKFCARTLIASEKFCARDFAAQDASKKSYATDLSAQSAGEKFYVNEQSACLKEKNLAVFDQTRRWLDLYFSGREPGFTPALNPAGSAFRRAVWEILLKIPYGKTTTYGQIACEIAAARGLAKMSAQAVGGAVGHNGISIIIPCHRVVGTHGSLTGYAGGIDRKIKLLQPGGVDMRGFFSRPQIAPLYEATRQNLKDHKF from the coding sequence CGCTTGGCGAAATCACGCTCGCGGGCGATGAGGCGGGGCTTTGCGGGCTGTGGTTCGAGGGCGAGAAATACTACGCGCACGCTCTTGCGGCGAATGACGCGGACGGAAAGCGTAACAGCGCCGATCTGCTCGCAAAAGAACAGCACGGCGCAAGCGAAACACAGCGCGATATTATGGCACAGGAAAAGAGCGCAAAGAGCGATTTCGCGACAAAAGCGACAAGCGGCACGGACGAAAAGTACAACACGCGCGATTTTGCAGCAGAAGTTACGAGCGGCACGGATGGAAAATTCTGCGCGCGTACACTTATAGCGAGCGAAAAATTCTGCGCGCGCGATTTTGCGGCTCAGGATGCGAGCAAAAAATCTTATGCGACCGACCTTTCGGCGCAAAGCGCGGGTGAAAAATTCTACGTAAACGAGCAAAGCGCGTGCCTCAAGGAGAAAAACTTAGCCGTTTTCGATCAAACTAGGCGCTGGCTCGATCTGTATTTTAGCGGACGCGAGCCGGGTTTTACGCCCGCTCTAAATCCCGCAGGCTCGGCGTTTAGGCGCGCCGTGTGGGAAATTTTGCTCAAAATTCCTTACGGCAAAACCACGACCTACGGACAGATCGCGTGCGAAATCGCCGCGGCGCGCGGGCTAGCGAAGATGTCCGCGCAAGCCGTGGGCGGTGCCGTAGGACACAACGGAATCTCAATCATCATCCCCTGCCACCGCGTCGTAGGCACGCACGGCAGCCTCACGGGCTACGCGGGCGGCATCGATAGGAAAATAAAGCTGCTGCAGCCAGGGGGCGTCGATATGCGAGGATTTTTTTCACGCCCCCAAATAGCACCGCTTTATGAGGCGACGCGGCAAAATTTAAAAGATCACAAATTTTAA
- a CDS encoding MGMT family protein: MEEIPAGRVASYGQIARLIGLSAHSRLVGRVLSQAELYGDYPCHRVVSHSGALAASFATQRELLETEGVEFRGERARMKSTAGSGDRIALKTSNLKAASSYSRSDLKYGISIFRCKGSEI; the protein is encoded by the coding sequence GTGGAGGAGATCCCCGCGGGCAGGGTCGCTAGCTACGGGCAGATCGCGCGCCTTATCGGGCTGTCCGCTCACTCGCGGCTCGTGGGGCGCGTGCTCTCGCAAGCAGAGCTCTACGGCGACTACCCGTGCCACCGCGTCGTAAGTCATTCAGGCGCCTTGGCGGCGAGCTTCGCGACTCAGCGCGAACTGCTAGAGACCGAAGGCGTGGAATTTAGAGGCGAGCGCGCCCGTATGAAAAGCACCGCTGGGAGTGGTGATCGGATCGCTTTAAAAACGTCAAATTTAAAGGCTGCAAGCTCTTACAGTCGTAGCGATTTGAAATACGGCATTTCGATATTCCGCTGTAAGGGCAGTGAAATTTAA